In Mesotoga sp. UBA6090, the genomic stretch AGGATGAGAATACTTACGTAAGACGGGTCGCGCAGAGACCGGCCGGCTCCGTAGAGCCCCCAGCTAAGCCGGAAACCGAAGAACCACCAACAATAATGAGAAGAAGGGGCGGTGGAAGGATAAAGGGGGACGAAGGTTAAGGCTCGACTAGACTGTAGATTCCCGGAATCTTAGATCTGAATTTTCCGATAGAATCTGCCTATTTTGATTTTGTTGATCGTTTCTGTATAATAATCTTGAGGAATAAATAATCCAGTTGATTTGTTTTGACTTTTTTCCATTTCGTATACGGGTGATTTGCAATGAAGCGCGCTGGAGTGAGTATCACTGTGGCTGCGCTTTTTTCTTTGGAGCGGTCAACGTAAGATCCGCTTTAGTTGAGAGGTTGCTCGATGTGGAAGATTCCCGAAGGTGAATGAAAAAAAAGACAATTCCTAAAGTATGTTGTATTCGCCGTTCCTGCTGGGCGGGAGAGTTTCATCTCCTACCAGCGATTCTTCTGGAGAACGGCACGTGAACTGAAGTTTCTTTTCTAGTTAAGCTTTGGTCTTACTAAGAATCCCCGCGAACCCAGTCTAAAAGGATACATCTGTCTTCACAGAGCAAAGACTACGCGCGTGGGTATGTGCCATCATTATATCAGGGGTCTTAGACTGTATCCAGTCAGCGTACTACGTACAACGCAGCAGACCGCTGTCAAGATCAATTCCCTTCTACCTGTCGAACATCGGTTTGTCGAGGCTTCCGTCTTTGCAGTACCCGAATTCTTCCCAGTAATCTCTGTACTTGTCGTCGTCGGACCGTTCGATTTCTTCAACCCAACGGGCCCACTTGTAGCCCCATTTGTCTTTGGCGACCACAATGAAGGGAAAGCCCTGGGCTGGCGGCAGCTCGATACCGTTCAGTTTGTCGGCCAGTATGATATTCCTTTCTCCAATGTAGTCTAGGGTCAGAGTGGTTGTGTAGCCGTCTGTAGACTTGAATATCACATTTGTCACTCTGTCATCAGGGTCGGCTTTCTCGATCAAATCTATTAGCGGAATCCCTTCCGAGAGCATCTTCCTCGTCCATCCCTCTACACATTGCAGCGTTACAAGCTTTTCGACATGCTGAAGCTCCTGCAGTTCAGTGTAGTTCATGAAATAAGGGTTTTTTGCAAGGCCGCCTATCTTCAAGCCATATTCTTAGATATTCACATATTGCACGCCCTTTATAGAATTCTCTCTGAAGGCGCTCAGGTTGTCCAGCTTTACTCCATGGTACTCCCTCACGA encodes the following:
- a CDS encoding molybdopterin-dependent oxidoreductase, with translation MKIGGLAKNPYFMNYTELQELQHVEKLVTLQCVEGWTRKMLSEGIPLIDLIEKADPDDRVTNVIFKSTDGYTTTLTLDYIGERNIILADKLNGIELPPAQGFPFIVVAKDKWGYKWARWVEEIERSDDDKYRDYWEEFGYCKDGSLDKPMFDR